A region of Bos javanicus breed banteng chromosome 17, ARS-OSU_banteng_1.0, whole genome shotgun sequence DNA encodes the following proteins:
- the TFIP11 gene encoding tuftelin-interacting protein 11 codes for MSLSHLYRDGEGHMDDDEDERENFEITDWDLQNEFNPNRQRHWQTKEEATYGVWAERDSDEERPSFGGKRARDYSAPVNFISAGLKKGAAEEAELEDSDDEEKPVKQDEFPKDFGPKKLKTGGNFKPSQKGFAGGTKSFMDFGSWERHTKGIGQKLLQKMGYVPGRGLGKNAQGIINPIEAKQRKGKGAVGAYGSERTTQSLQDFPVVDSEEEAEEEFQKELSQWRKDPSGSKKKPKYSYKTVEELKAKGRISKKLTAPQKELSQVKVIDMTGREQKVYYSYSQISHKHSVPDDGLPLQAQPPPPPGKEARAPGFALPELEHNLQLLIELTEQEIIRNDRQLQYERDVVVNLTHELEKAAGALQQEQRAIASLSEVLALVEECERRLQPGCSDPLTLDECARVFQTLRDKYYEEYRMSDRVDLAVAIVYPLMKDYFKEWDPLKDCTYGTETISQWKSLLENDQLLSHGGQDLSADAFHRLIWEVWMPFVRSIVAQWQPRNCDPMVDFLDSWAPLIPVWVLDNILEQLIFPKLQKEVESWNPLTDTVPIHSWVHPWLPLMQARLEPLYSPIRSKLASALQKWHPSDSSAKLILQPWKDVFTPGSWEAFMVKNIVPKLGMCLGELVINPHQQHMDAFYWVIDWEGMVSVSSLVGLLEKHFFPKWLQVLCSWLSNSPNYEEITKWYLGWKSMFSDQVLAHPSVKDKFNEALDIMNRAVSSNVGAYMQPGAREHIAYLTHTERRKDFQYEAMQERREAENMAQRGIGVAASAVPMNFKDLIETKAEEHNIVFMPVIGKRHEGKQLYTFGRIVIYIDRGVVFVQGEKTWVPTSLQSLIDMAK; via the exons ATGTCGCTGTCCCACCTGTACCGGGACGGGGAAGGCCACATGGACGATGACGAGGACGAGCGGGAGAACTTCGAGATCACTGACTGGGATCTCCAGAATGAATTCAACCCCAACCGGCAGCGCCACTGGCAGACCAAGGAAGAGGCCACCTACGGAGTGTGGGCAGAGCGAGACTCGGATGAGGAGAGGCCCAGCTTTGGAGGCAAACG GGCCCGCGACTACTCTGCCCCTGTCAACTTCATCAGTGCGGGGCTCAAGAAAGGGGCGGCAGAGGAGGCGGAGCTGGAGGACTCCGATGATGAAGAGAAACCCGTGAAGCAGGATGAATTTCCTAAGGATTTCGGACCGAAGAAATTAAAAACG GGTGGCAATTTTAAGCCCAGCCAGAAGGGTTTTGCAGGAGGAACCAAGTCTTTCATGGATTTCGGCAGTTGGGAAAGACACACAAAAGGAATCGGACAGAAGCTTCTTCAGAAAATGGGCTACGTACCTGGAAGGGGCCTGGGGAAGAACGCTCAAG GCATCATTAACCCAATCGAAGCCAAGCAGAGGAAGGGCAAAGGTGCGGTGGGGGCGTACGGCTCGGAGCGCACCACCCAGTCCCTGCAGGACTTCCCCGTGGTCGACTCAGAAGAAGAGGCCGAGGAG GAATTTCAGAAGGAGCTGAGCCAGTGGAGGAAAGACCCCAGCGGAAGCAAGAAGAAGCCCAAGTATTCTTACAAGACCGTGGAAGAGCTGAAAGCCAAGGGCAGGATTAGCAAGAAGCTCACCGCTCCCCAGAAGGAGCTTTCTCAGGTCAAG GTCATAGACATGACGGGCCGGGAGCAGAAGGTCTACTACAGCTACAGCCAGATCAGCCACAAGCACAGCGTCCCCGACGACGGGCTCCCGCTGCAGGCGcagccgccgcccccgcccggcAAGGAGGCCCGGGCGCCCGGCTTCGCGCTGCCCGAGCTGGAGCACAACCTGCAGCTGCTCATCGAGCTGACGGAGCAGGAGATCATCCGCAACGACCGGCAGCTGCAGTACGAGCGGGACGTGGTGGTGAACTTGACGCATGAGCTGGAGAAGGCGGCGGGCGCGCTGCAGCAGGAGCAGCGGGCCATCGCCAGCCTGAGCGAGGTGCTGGCGCTCGTGGAGGAGTGCGAGCGGCGCCTGCAGCCCGGCTGCAGCGACCCGCTCACCCTGGACGAGTGCGCCCGCGTCTTCCAGACGCTGCGGGACAAGTACTACGAGGAGTACCGGATGTCTGACCGCGTGGACCTGGCCGTGGCCATCGTCTACCCGCTCATGAAGGACTACTTCAAGGAGTGGGACCCCCTCAAG GACTGCACCTACGGCACCGAGACCATCTCCCAGTGGAAGAGCCTCCTGGAGAACGACCAGCTGCTGTCGCACGGCGGGCAGGACCTCTCTGCGGACGCCTTCCACAG GCTGATCTGGGAGGTCTGGATGCCATTTGTCCGGAGCATCGTGGCGCAGTGGCAGCCGAGGAACTGTGACCCAATGGTGGACTTCCTAGACAGCTGGGCGCCCCTCATCCCCGTGTGGGTGCTGGACAACATCCTGGAGCAGCTCATCTTCCCCAAGCTGCAGAAGGAG GTGGAGAGCTGGAACCCGCTGACGGACACCGTGCCCATCCACTCGTGGGTCCACCCGTGGCTGCCACTCATGCAGGCACGCCTGGAGCCGCTCTACTCGCCCATCCGCAGCAAGCTGGCCAGCGCCCTGCAGAAGTGGCATCCCAGCGACTCCTCGGCCAAGCTCATCCTCCAGCCCTGGAAAGACGTCTTCACCCCCGGCTCCTGGGAGGCCTTCATGGTCAAGAACATTGTGCCCAAGCTGG GGATGTGCCTCGGGGAGCTGGTCATCAACCCCCACCAGCAGCACATGGACGCCTTCTACTGGGTCATCGACTGGGAAGGGATGGTCTCTGTCTCCAGCCTGGTGGGCCTTCTCGAAAAGCACTTCTTCCCCAAGTGGCTGCAG GTGCTGTGCTCCTGGCTGAGCAACAGCCCCAATTACGAGGAGATCACCAAGTGGTACCTGGGCTGGAAGTCCATGTTCTCGGACCAAGTGCTGGCGCACCCGTCCGTCAAGGACAAGTTCAACGAGGCTCTAGACATCATGAACAGGGCAGTGTCCTCCAATGTCG GTGCCTACATGCAGCCTGGTGCGCGCGAGCACATTGCCTACCTCACGCACACGGAACGGAGGAAGGACTTCCAGTACGAGGCCATGCAGGAGCGGCGTGAGGCTGAGAACATGGCCCAGCGGGGCATCGGCGTGGCCGCCAGTGCCGTGCCCATGAACTTCAAGGACCTCATCGAGACCAAGGCCGAGGAGCACAACATCGTCTTCATGCCGGTCATCGGGAAGCGGCATGAGGGCAAGCAGCTGTACACCTTCGGCCGCATCGTCATCTACATCGACCGCGGCGTGGTGTTCGTGCAGGGCGAGAAGACCTGGGTGCCCACCTCGCTGCAGAGCCTCATCGACATGGCCAAGTAG